One genomic segment of Peribacillus muralis includes these proteins:
- a CDS encoding alkene reductase: MKKLWTETKVGKMNLPHRLAMAPMTRSRANVDGTPGKLAALYYSQRASLGLIITEGTQPSDDGQGYLRTPGIYTKEHIEGWKEVTDAVHDAGGYLYIQLMHAGRMSHPDNTPHHRQPVAPSAISPGVQMFTQKGMQDVPVPRELSVEDIHATVDDFRKAAAAAIEAGADGVEIHGANGYLLHQFIAENANTRTDKYGGSSKNRARFAIEVTAAVAEEIGADRTGFRISPGNLDFVDINEGENGLDVYRYLIPELAKLNLSYLHVMHLGNDNFLKEIRDVWQNTLLVNRSGRPLENIDTDIEANLAEVAPVGAWALGNPDFVERLKTGAQLNEPDRTTFYGGDSKGYTDYPFLNSK; encoded by the coding sequence ATGAAGAAATTATGGACAGAAACAAAAGTAGGAAAAATGAACTTACCTCATCGATTAGCGATGGCACCGATGACTCGTAGCCGTGCAAATGTAGATGGAACACCAGGAAAGTTAGCTGCACTTTATTATTCACAACGTGCTTCACTGGGATTGATTATTACTGAAGGAACTCAGCCTTCTGATGATGGACAAGGATATTTAAGGACACCAGGTATTTATACCAAAGAACATATTGAAGGTTGGAAAGAGGTTACAGATGCAGTACATGATGCAGGAGGTTATTTATACATCCAATTAATGCATGCTGGCCGTATGTCACACCCTGACAATACCCCTCACCATCGTCAACCAGTTGCACCTTCTGCTATTTCTCCAGGTGTGCAAATGTTTACACAAAAGGGGATGCAAGATGTACCTGTACCTCGTGAATTATCTGTAGAAGACATTCATGCTACAGTGGATGATTTCCGCAAGGCTGCAGCTGCTGCAATCGAAGCAGGAGCAGATGGAGTTGAAATTCATGGTGCAAACGGATATCTACTTCATCAATTTATTGCAGAGAATGCTAATACACGTACAGATAAGTATGGTGGATCATCTAAAAATCGTGCTCGCTTTGCCATTGAAGTTACAGCCGCAGTTGCAGAAGAAATTGGTGCAGATCGAACCGGATTCCGAATTTCTCCTGGTAACTTAGACTTTGTAGATATAAATGAAGGAGAAAATGGTTTAGATGTATATCGTTATTTAATTCCTGAATTAGCAAAATTAAATCTCTCTTATTTGCATGTAATGCATCTAGGAAATGATAATTTCTTAAAAGAAATTCGGGATGTTTGGCAAAATACTTTACTAGTAAATCGTTCTGGCCGTCCACTTGAAAATATTGATACAGACATCGAGGCAAACCTTGCAGAAGTCGCTCCTGTAGGAGCATGGGCCTTAGGTAATCCAGATTTTGTTGAACGATTAAAAACTGGTGCACAATTAAATGAACCAGATCGAACAACATTTTACGGTGGAGATAGCAAAGGCTACACAGATTACCCATTTTTAAATTCTAAATAA
- a CDS encoding SDR family oxidoreductase: MSHDKQTALVTGANRGIGYELVKQLALNGFRVILAGRNPEMGHEAAREIWESNLDVSFVVMDVTNQESIRQAAITVNERYGRLDVLINNAGVYLDENEKLLNMNPSILEKTMATNFFGAYHVIHSFIPLMEKQDFGRIINLSSEYGAMSEMAHQGVGAYKLSKLALNGLTRLVAAEIKGDIKINAVDPGWVSSDMGGPSAPRTPKHAAESILWLATIGPEGPSGGFFRDEIQIPW, translated from the coding sequence ATGTCACACGATAAACAAACTGCACTTGTAACCGGCGCGAATCGAGGAATTGGATATGAGCTGGTCAAGCAATTGGCTTTGAATGGTTTTAGGGTCATTTTGGCAGGTCGGAATCCAGAAATGGGTCATGAAGCTGCGCGGGAAATTTGGGAATCAAATCTTGACGTTTCGTTTGTGGTAATGGATGTCACGAATCAAGAGAGTATCCGTCAAGCTGCAATCACAGTAAATGAGCGGTATGGAAGATTAGACGTATTGATTAATAATGCTGGCGTTTATTTGGATGAAAATGAAAAGTTACTGAATATGAATCCTTCCATTCTAGAAAAAACGATGGCAACTAATTTCTTTGGGGCTTATCATGTAATTCATTCTTTTATTCCACTCATGGAAAAGCAAGACTTTGGGAGAATTATCAATCTTTCCTCAGAATATGGGGCGATGAGCGAAATGGCACATCAAGGAGTAGGCGCTTATAAGTTATCTAAACTTGCCCTAAATGGATTGACTCGGTTGGTAGCTGCGGAAATCAAGGGTGATATTAAAATAAACGCGGTCGATCCGGGATGGGTAAGCTCAGATATGGGTGGACCATCGGCTCCAAGAACACCTAAGCATGCTGCTGAGTCTATCCTTTGGTTAGCGACGATAGGACCAGAAGGACCTTCTGGTGGGTTCTTTAGAGATGAAATACAAATTCCTTGGTAA
- a CDS encoding cyclophilin-like fold protein gives MKKLLCLGILVMSYALAACSSNDNNLSETDRGQNVSDKSNRTQEEPTEDSISEIRIKLSFNKEEVLVRMYDNPASRDFLSQLPLTVTFEDYLGKEKISILQKKLSADNVQSQNQPKKGDFAYFSPWGNLDIFYKGLEDATSDLIILGQIESGKKTFENIDSDFTVSIEKLTN, from the coding sequence ATGAAAAAACTGTTATGTCTGGGTATTTTAGTTATGAGCTATGCCCTCGCTGCTTGCAGCAGTAATGACAATAATTTATCTGAAACTGACAGAGGTCAAAATGTAAGTGATAAATCAAACCGTACACAAGAAGAACCAACAGAAGACAGTATTTCAGAAATAAGAATAAAATTATCGTTTAATAAGGAAGAAGTACTTGTTAGGATGTACGATAATCCAGCAAGTAGGGATTTTTTATCTCAATTGCCGTTAACCGTAACATTTGAAGATTACTTAGGTAAAGAGAAAATAAGTATTTTACAAAAAAAGTTATCAGCAGATAATGTACAATCCCAAAACCAACCCAAAAAAGGAGACTTTGCGTATTTTTCACCTTGGGGAAATTTGGATATTTTTTATAAAGGTCTTGAAGATGCCACAAGTGATCTTATTATATTAGGTCAGATTGAATCAGGAAAAAAAACCTTCGAAAATATTGATAGTGATTTTACAGTTTCAATTGAAAAGTTGACTAATTGA
- a CDS encoding cyclophilin-like fold protein codes for MKNKQLVITFGNEQLKATIEHNATTRDLIEQLPMTITMHDLYNRENYVEISGLTVEETNISHYSKGDISYWKPGKAFVIYYKGNQEPLNGLVKMGEILKGVELLENYPGDIEVTISS; via the coding sequence ATGAAAAACAAACAATTAGTAATTACATTTGGGAATGAACAATTGAAGGCGACAATAGAACACAATGCGACGACTAGAGATCTTATTGAACAGCTACCTATGACGATTACTATGCATGACTTATATAATCGAGAAAATTATGTAGAAATAAGTGGTTTAACGGTGGAAGAAACAAATATCTCACATTATAGCAAAGGAGATATTTCCTATTGGAAACCGGGAAAAGCTTTTGTTATTTATTATAAAGGAAATCAAGAACCGCTTAATGGACTCGTAAAAATGGGGGAAATTTTAAAAGGTGTGGAGTTACTAGAGAATTATCCAGGTGATATCGAAGTAACGATTAGTTCGTAA
- a CDS encoding SDR family oxidoreductase → MAIKDKVIIIMGASSGIGEATAKLLAGKGAKLIIAARRMDRLERIKEEFPEEDILIQQADVTNYEDVNKVVKCAMENYGRIDVLYNNAGIMPTAPIVEGRRDEWKNMLDINIMGVLNGIAAVVPIMAEQKSGHIIATDSVAGHVVYPDSAVYCGTKFAVRAIMEGLRQEQRENNIKSTIISPGAVATELYKTINDKKVSETLHEAQKEWGLVPEDIASAVVFAIDTPDRMVISDMIVRPTTQPV, encoded by the coding sequence ATGGCAATTAAAGATAAAGTGATTATTATTATGGGTGCATCCAGTGGGATTGGTGAAGCAACAGCTAAATTACTTGCAGGAAAAGGGGCAAAATTAATCATAGCTGCACGCCGTATGGATAGATTAGAGAGAATTAAAGAAGAATTCCCAGAAGAAGATATTCTTATTCAGCAAGCAGATGTAACCAACTATGAAGATGTCAACAAGGTTGTGAAGTGTGCTATGGAAAACTACGGCAGAATTGACGTTCTTTATAACAATGCCGGAATTATGCCAACTGCTCCAATTGTGGAGGGACGTCGTGACGAATGGAAGAATATGCTTGATATCAATATAATGGGTGTTTTAAATGGTATTGCTGCTGTAGTACCTATTATGGCTGAGCAAAAGTCAGGACATATTATTGCAACTGATTCTGTAGCAGGACATGTTGTCTACCCTGATTCCGCTGTGTATTGTGGAACAAAATTTGCTGTACGTGCGATTATGGAAGGTTTACGACAAGAACAACGCGAAAATAACATTAAATCTACTATTATTTCGCCAGGGGCAGTTGCAACCGAGTTATACAAAACCATTAATGACAAGAAGGTATCAGAAACTCTCCACGAAGCACAAAAAGAATGGGGCTTAGTTCCAGAAGATATTGCATCTGCTGTGGTATTTGCGATTGACACACCTGATCGTATGGTAATAAGTGATATGATCGTTCGCCCAACTACACAGCCTGTTTAA
- a CDS encoding DUF4405 domain-containing protein, protein MNRKMLFRLINDLVMTVLMLIAMAYYITGNRIHEVVGVVVLVLFIFHNFLNRRWYKAIFKGKHNFRRILQIGLNLLFLVAMILMMICGILISSDIFPFIPINNDMIFRQIHVQTAYWGFIIMAVHIGLSWGMIMNSLQRMTGINGTSHIRTIVLRILTVLIVTYGVQSSFEGEMGTKLFIYNPFGWFNDDSTIRFLIDHLSIMGIYIAGTHYALIFIQRQEQKAVQKN, encoded by the coding sequence TTGAATCGAAAGATGTTATTTAGGCTAATTAATGACCTTGTTATGACAGTTCTAATGTTAATAGCAATGGCTTACTATATTACCGGAAATAGGATCCATGAAGTCGTAGGAGTTGTGGTGCTTGTATTATTTATCTTCCATAATTTTTTAAATCGACGTTGGTATAAAGCGATTTTTAAGGGAAAGCATAATTTTCGTCGTATTCTGCAAATCGGACTCAATCTGCTTTTTCTAGTAGCAATGATATTGATGATGATATGTGGAATACTAATATCCAGTGATATATTTCCCTTTATACCGATTAATAATGACATGATCTTCCGGCAAATACATGTTCAGACAGCCTATTGGGGATTTATCATCATGGCAGTACACATAGGATTATCATGGGGAATGATTATGAATTCATTACAAAGGATGACGGGAATCAACGGTACTAGCCATATTCGTACTATTGTTTTGCGTATTTTGACGGTATTAATTGTTACCTATGGTGTACAATCCTCTTTCGAGGGAGAAATGGGAACTAAGCTATTCATTTACAACCCATTTGGTTGGTTCAATGATGATTCTACAATAAGGTTTTTAATTGACCATTTATCGATCATGGGGATCTATATTGCTGGGACACATTATGCTTTGATATTTATACAGAGGCAGGAACAAAAAGCGGTTCAAAAAAACTGA
- a CDS encoding cytochrome P460 family protein, whose protein sequence is MKKRLIHSFALLLLLAFFSLTACNNNNIDIKNNSQQEESSSGAKSGEYAEIGSGANLVKFLEDLKKGIVFATYDRGDIHENIYVNSREAIEAVKNGDELPSGTVITLEGFRDGEIEHYLVMEKRTGWGSQYSPEERNGEWEYQHFTPNREVAKDNIGRCFSCHANQERDDYMNSMDLMKEFDLRESSQSKKSSSDTPLAAIPTEHWKVSEISAYVNDSKEVNKEESNVMDDEEKVKKIQDVLLKMYLQQYES, encoded by the coding sequence ATGAAAAAACGATTAATTCATTCATTTGCATTGTTATTGTTGCTAGCGTTCTTCTCCCTTACTGCTTGCAATAACAATAATATTGATATAAAGAACAACTCTCAGCAAGAAGAGAGTTCCTCTGGGGCTAAGTCTGGGGAATACGCTGAGATTGGATCCGGTGCTAATCTTGTAAAATTCCTTGAAGACCTTAAAAAGGGAATAGTGTTTGCCACTTACGATCGAGGGGATATTCATGAAAACATTTATGTGAATAGTAGGGAAGCAATTGAAGCTGTGAAGAACGGAGATGAGCTTCCGAGCGGCACCGTTATCACTCTCGAAGGATTTCGAGATGGAGAGATTGAGCATTATTTAGTGATGGAAAAGCGTACCGGCTGGGGTTCCCAGTACTCGCCTGAAGAGCGTAATGGTGAATGGGAATACCAGCATTTCACACCGAACAGAGAAGTTGCAAAAGACAATATTGGCCGTTGCTTTTCCTGCCACGCAAATCAGGAAAGAGATGACTATATGAATTCGATGGATCTGATGAAGGAATTTGATTTGAGAGAGAGTTCACAATCAAAAAAAAGCAGTTCAGACACCCCACTTGCAGCTATCCCTACAGAGCATTGGAAGGTTAGTGAAATATCTGCTTATGTGAATGATTCTAAGGAGGTAAATAAAGAAGAAAGTAATGTAATGGATGATGAGGAAAAAGTGAAAAAAATTCAGGACGTTCTCTTGAAGATGTATTTACAGCAATATGAAAGTTAA